One genomic window of Coffea eugenioides isolate CCC68of chromosome 1, Ceug_1.0, whole genome shotgun sequence includes the following:
- the LOC113762338 gene encoding chloroplast envelope quinone oxidoreductase homolog, which translates to MAGKVMQAVQFDGYGGGAAALKHVELPVPTPTKGEVLLKLEATSLNPVDWKIQKGVLRPIMPRKFPYVPATDVAGEVVEVGPEVKNLKAGDKVVAYLNPLYGGGLAEFAVAKESLTVQRPPEVSAAEGASLPVAALTAHQALTQPAGVNLDGSGPQKNILVTAASGGVGHYAVQLAKLGNTHVTATCGARNIDFVKSLGADEVIDYKTPEGAALKSPSGKMYDAVIHCTSGIPWSTFEPNLSARGKVIDLTPGPSALWTFAVKKLTLAKKQLVPLLAVPKSENLDFLVNLVKEGKLKSVIDSKHPLSRAEDAWAKSMDGHATGKIVVEP; encoded by the exons ATGGCTGGGAAAGTTATGCAAGCGGTTCAGTTCGATGGCTACGGCGGTGGAGCTGCTGCTTTGAAG CATGTTGAACTTCCTGTCCCCACCCCGACCAAAGGTGAGGTCCTCCTCAAATTGGAAGCAACAAGTTTAAATCCAGTTGATTGGAAAATACAGAAAGGCGTGCTCCGACCTATCATGCCCCGCAAGTTTCCTTATGTTCCTG CAACTGATGTTGCAGGAGAGGTTGTGGAAGTTGGACCTGAAGTAAAGAATTTGAAAGCTGGTGACAAAGTTGTGGCATATCTTAATCCTTTG TATGGTGGTGGATTGGCTGAGTTTGCTGTTGCCAAGGAGAGCTTGACTGTTCAAAGGCCACCTGAAGTATCTGCCGCCGAAGGTGCATCCCTTCCTGTTGCTGCTCTTACAGCCCATCAGGCCCTTACCCAACCAGCTGGGGTTAATCTTGATGGTAGTGGGCCGCAAAAGAACATTCTTGTTACGGCTGCCTCTGGTGGGGTTGGTCATTATGCCGTTCAACTGGCAAAACTCGGAAACACACATGTCACAGCCACCTGTGGAGCTCGGAACATCGACTTTGTGAAGAGCTTGGGGGCAGATGAGGTTATTGATTACAAGACTCCAGAGGGAGCCGCTCTTAAGAGTCCATCTGGAAAAATGTATGATGCGGTGATTCATTGTACATCAGGCATCCCCTGGTCGACTTTTGAGCCAAATCTGAGTGCCAGGGGGAAAGTTATTGATCTCACTCCAGGCCCAAGCGCCCTCTGGACCTTTGCTGTAAAGAAATTGACCCTAGCTAAGAAGCAATTGGTGCCTTTATTGGCGGTACCCAAAAGCGAGAACCTGGATTTTCTTGTTAACTTGGTTAAAGAAGGGAAACTGAAGTCAGTAATTGACTCGAAGCATCCTCTGAGCAGGGCTGAAGATGCTTGGGCGAAGAGTATGGACGGGCATGCTACTGGGAAGATCGTAGTGGAGCCCTAA